In the genome of Pirellulales bacterium, the window TGTTTCTTGCGCAGGCGGCGGACGCGAAGGAAAACTTGCCGTCCGAGGGCAGTTGCTGATCCCTGGTCGAATTGCTTCTTAGCAAAACGCACGCGAAACAGCGTCAAGAGAGGAACGACCAAGAGACTCGCCCAACTCCTCTGCGGACAGTCTTCATCCACGGCAGCGCGCGATGACTTTGACGTATCGCTCACATTGGCACGCTCGGTCGCCATCGCCCACAGTTCGTGCTCGAAGACCTCTTCATAGATGTCGGCCAGGATCTCGTCCTGCTGATCCTCATCTTCCAATTGCGGCACCAGGTACGACGTACCATCATGGCGCAGGTCCTGGAGCGTGAACTTTTTGCCCCCTTCATCCAGCGAGTGGACCCAATCGAGGTACGGCTGACGTGGGCGGACAACCAAGATGGATCGGTTGATGGACCACATCGGGCAGCAGCCACTTTCGCGGCCGAATAGGATTGCCTAAGCTACCACCCAGCCGTTTTCCCGGCTCGCTTCGGTGTACAAATAGTTTGCCACATCGCTGATTTTGTCGAGATCGAGGAGCATTGTACCAGGATGGTTCGCATCTTCCACCCCCTGCTGTTTCTTTTGGCCCGATCCACTGCGGATGACCTCCAGAAGCAGGTCGATTTCATCAAAGCCGAAAATGAAATGCTCCGCAGGCGAGTGCCGAAGAAGCACATCTTGCTCGACCCGGACGAACGCGCGAAGTTATTGAAGCTGGGGAAGGAACTGGGTCCCGGCATCCGGCACCTGATTACCGTCGTCAGCTACTCCACCTTCCGCCGGTGGGTCCGTAAAGAGGACGGCAAAGGCCCGACGCGCAAAGGGCGGCCACGGCTGGCGGCCATCGTGCGAGAGTTGGTCGTCATGATCGCCAAGGAGACCGGTTGGGGATACACTCGCATACTCGGCGAGCTGCGAAAGCTCCGCGTCGGCCCAGTCTGCCGGCAATCGGTGAAGAACATCCTCATCGAGCACGGCCTTGATCCTGGACCGCGGCGCGGCAAGGGAGCGTGGAGCGACTTCCTGCGAATTCATTCCGAGACTCTCTGGCAATGCGATTTCTTCAGCAAGCGCATCTGGACCCTCAAGGGACCGCGGCAGACCTTCGCGCTGGCCTTCATCCATCTGGCGACCCGCCGCGTGTTCGTCACGCCCGGCACTTTCCAGCCCGATGCCGGTTGGATGGAGCAGCACGCCCGTGCGTTTCTCGATCACGCCGCGGCGGAGCGATTGCCTTGCG includes:
- a CDS encoding transposase, yielding MARSTADDLQKQVDFIKAENEMLRRRVPKKHILLDPDERAKLLKLGKELGPGIRHLITVVSYSTFRRWVRKEDGKGPTRKGRPRLAAIVRELVVMIAKETGWGYTRILGELRKLRVGPVCRQSVKNILIEHGLDPGPRRGKGAWSDFLRIHSETLWQCDFFSKRIWTLKGPRQTFALAFIHLATRRVFVTPGTFQPDAGWMEQHARAFLDHAAAERLPCEIVTRDYDGMFSKAFDQVFKERSIQVKPVGPHAPNLDAFIERWIQSLQHEALDHFICFGEKHFDYFVSEFVAYYHELRPHQGVGNVLLPRPRGASAEVADSDDCTPPLRDLADVKCERRLGGLLKHFYRQAA